From a region of the Thermosulfurimonas sp. F29 genome:
- a CDS encoding class I SAM-dependent methyltransferase, giving the protein MNPSWEIFDQLAERYDRWYEEPFGASAYALELDVLKKLVKNFHRGLEIGVGTGRFAAPLGISCGIDPSYSMLKIALKRGITAVQARGEDLPFSTHTFDLVLLMVTLCFVDRPEDVLREVARVLRPGGRLVLGLILKESPWARFYEEKGRNGHPIYRRARFYSFVELSKMLSETGFVIGKILSTLFEPPQTERPVSNQEVKTGFYPGAGFFVLSARKG; this is encoded by the coding sequence ATGAATCCCTCCTGGGAAATTTTTGATCAGCTGGCCGAAAGATATGACCGGTGGTATGAAGAACCCTTTGGGGCCTCAGCGTATGCACTGGAACTTGATGTGTTAAAAAAGCTTGTGAAAAACTTTCACCGGGGGTTGGAGATAGGGGTAGGAACAGGACGTTTTGCCGCCCCCCTTGGAATATCCTGCGGCATTGATCCCTCTTACAGTATGCTGAAGATTGCCCTAAAAAGAGGCATAACCGCCGTCCAGGCCAGAGGGGAAGACCTTCCCTTTTCAACTCACACCTTTGACCTGGTTCTTCTAATGGTCACTCTATGTTTTGTGGATCGTCCGGAGGATGTGCTTCGAGAGGTGGCAAGAGTTTTGCGTCCGGGGGGACGCCTCGTCCTCGGCCTCATCCTTAAAGAAAGCCCCTGGGCCAGGTTTTATGAAGAAAAAGGTAGAAATGGACATCCCATTTACAGAAGGGCTCGTTTTTACTCCTTTGTAGAGCTTTCGAAAATGCTATCCGAGACCGGTTTCGTTATTGGAAAGATATTAAGCACCCTTTTTGAACCTCCCCAAACGGAAAGGCCTGTATCAAATCAGGAAGTAAAAACCGGATTTTACCCGGGGGCCGGCTTTTTTGTCCTCTCAGCCCGAAAAGGCTAA
- a CDS encoding putative DNA modification/repair radical SAM protein, with the protein MTLWEKLEILGAAASYDHSCTGTGLAPDLPFTLEGRRHLPGIYLAHTSLGRRIPLLKVLLTNRCRLDCAYCVNRASNRVPRTAFEPRELAEVARELFRRGLVQGIFLSAAIQGCPDDTMERLVETARILRRDLSFRHYLHLKILPGVSPELVREAVRLATRVSVNLEFVKRRSLHRLAPGKEKGGLIRALAQAREFALEEGRIPSLTTQVIVGATPETDYDLLRTAQNLYRQGLLKRMYFSAYIPANRDPRLPPPGAPPPLLRERRLYQADYLLRLYGFDYRELLEPGKNLPLDRDPKLVWAERHPEFFPVDLLRASYEEILRVPGIGPRTARRILEARRRTVLTPEGLRRAGVQLSRALPFIALGGRYLPRQLSLF; encoded by the coding sequence ATGACGCTCTGGGAAAAACTCGAGATCCTGGGTGCGGCGGCCAGTTACGATCATTCCTGCACCGGAACCGGACTTGCCCCGGATCTTCCCTTTACCCTGGAGGGCCGCAGGCATCTTCCGGGTATTTATCTGGCGCATACCTCCCTTGGGCGCCGCATTCCGCTCCTCAAGGTGCTTCTCACCAACCGCTGCCGTCTCGACTGCGCCTATTGTGTGAACAGGGCCTCCAACCGGGTACCCCGAACGGCCTTTGAGCCCCGGGAGCTGGCCGAGGTGGCCCGGGAGCTCTTCCGCCGGGGGCTCGTTCAGGGAATTTTCCTGAGTGCCGCCATTCAGGGCTGTCCGGACGATACCATGGAACGCCTGGTGGAGACGGCCCGCATCCTTCGGAGGGACCTTTCCTTTCGGCATTATCTTCACCTGAAGATTCTTCCCGGGGTTTCTCCGGAGCTGGTTAGGGAGGCGGTGCGACTGGCCACCAGGGTAAGCGTGAACCTGGAGTTCGTGAAGCGCCGTTCTCTTCACCGACTAGCCCCGGGCAAGGAAAAAGGGGGATTGATCCGGGCTCTCGCCCAGGCCCGGGAATTCGCCCTGGAGGAGGGACGAATTCCCTCCCTCACCACTCAGGTCATCGTGGGTGCCACCCCGGAGACGGATTACGATCTCCTGCGTACCGCTCAGAATCTTTACCGACAGGGGCTCCTGAAACGAATGTACTTTTCGGCTTACATCCCGGCCAACCGGGACCCTCGCCTTCCCCCTCCAGGGGCTCCCCCTCCCCTTCTCCGGGAACGCCGTCTTTATCAGGCGGATTACCTCCTCCGTCTCTACGGCTTTGATTATCGAGAATTGCTTGAACCGGGGAAGAATTTACCTCTGGATAGGGATCCCAAACTGGTCTGGGCCGAACGGCATCCGGAATTCTTTCCGGTGGACCTCCTGCGTGCCTCCTACGAGGAAATTCTCCGCGTGCCCGGTATAGGTCCCCGGACCGCTCGTCGCATTCTGGAGGCCCGTCGGCGGACCGTCCTTACCCCTGAAGGGCTGCGTCGGGCCGGGGTGCAGCTATCCCGGGCGCTTCCCTTCATCGCTCTGGGAGGCCGCTATCTCCCTCGCCAGCTTTCCCTTTTCTGA
- a CDS encoding YtxH domain-containing protein — translation MAEKGFSVGGVLTAFFLGGLVGAGLALLFAPASGEEIRERLRATGEEARGRVREKTQELKIRAEELKERAEELRARLLTEAEELKSKSLETLEEAKRVLEEAIEAGKEAMRREKEKLTQKLKGDQAAASV, via the coding sequence ATGGCGGAGAAGGGTTTTTCGGTGGGTGGTGTGCTTACGGCCTTTTTTCTCGGTGGGCTAGTGGGAGCGGGGCTGGCGCTTCTTTTTGCACCGGCCAGTGGTGAGGAGATTCGAGAGAGGCTCAGGGCTACCGGTGAGGAGGCCCGGGGGCGGGTGCGGGAAAAGACCCAGGAACTGAAGATCCGGGCTGAGGAGCTCAAGGAGCGGGCCGAGGAGCTCAGGGCCAGGTTGCTTACCGAGGCTGAGGAGCTCAAGAGCAAGAGTCTTGAAACTCTGGAAGAGGCCAAGCGGGTGCTGGAGGAGGCCATTGAGGCCGGGAAGGAGGCCATGCGCCGGGAGAAGGAGAAACTGACCCAGAAACTTAAGGGAGACCAGGCTGCGGCTTCGGTCTAG
- a CDS encoding NAD(+)/NADH kinase — MRAILLCVKEGLELPPEFRHLLRRTLEEKGVRILTPDTRKGAEAVLVVGGDGTFLRAAPLAWELDVPILGINFGKLGFLTEVQLDEAELALTRLAAGKFSVEERLMFRVRLGEEEFLALNEVAVLKGPLGHMIHLRVRAGEEYLTTYYGDGLIVATPTGSTAYNLSAGGPILHPQARALVLTPICPFMLSARPLVLPAGTPVEIQLISPSPEVHLVVDGSLHRELPPGGKLTVREAERPLRLITSPTRSYFAILRDKLGWGESKV; from the coding sequence ATGAGGGCTATACTGCTTTGTGTTAAAGAAGGGCTGGAACTTCCACCGGAGTTCCGACACCTTCTTAGACGAACGCTGGAGGAGAAAGGGGTACGGATCCTCACCCCCGATACCCGGAAAGGGGCCGAAGCGGTGTTGGTGGTGGGCGGAGACGGGACCTTCCTGCGTGCGGCGCCGCTCGCCTGGGAACTTGATGTCCCCATACTGGGCATAAATTTCGGGAAACTGGGTTTCCTTACCGAGGTGCAGCTCGATGAAGCCGAACTGGCCCTTACCCGCCTTGCCGCCGGGAAATTTTCCGTAGAGGAGCGACTGATGTTCCGCGTGCGTTTGGGCGAGGAGGAATTTCTTGCCCTGAACGAGGTGGCTGTTCTCAAAGGCCCCTTAGGGCACATGATCCATCTGAGGGTCCGGGCCGGAGAAGAATACCTTACCACTTACTACGGAGACGGACTCATAGTGGCCACCCCCACAGGTTCCACCGCCTATAACCTCTCCGCCGGAGGTCCCATACTCCATCCTCAGGCCCGGGCCCTGGTTCTGACCCCTATCTGTCCCTTCATGCTAAGCGCCCGCCCTCTGGTACTTCCCGCAGGAACCCCTGTGGAGATTCAGTTGATTAGCCCTTCCCCTGAAGTCCACCTGGTGGTGGATGGAAGCCTCCACCGGGAACTTCCTCCCGGCGGAAAACTCACCGTTAGGGAAGCCGAAAGACCCCTTCGCCTGATTACCTCCCCCACCCGGAGCTACTTTGCCATCCTGAGAGACAAACTCGGGTGGGGGGAAAGCAAGGTCTAG
- a CDS encoding LPS-assembly protein LptD, with amino-acid sequence MKTVSAVLLLIILFWPGTGKAAWRIEARKLIIYHDRRVALAEGQVVISGKDLTIFATKARYEMETKRLYLWGPVKILTPHGDWLKGRWAFMDLRSGEGEIGGALLFIRKDRVRVRARRMRRLGEDHYLAYQAIITTCELTCKESPPWSFHARKVEIRGGHARARWVSFWVKKLPLAASPYVSVAVKTRRKSGFLFPRLVSGSRTGVGIEVPFFLAPHDSFDFTVYPLWLSRRGLLFSAEARWRLSETTRGIIRYRYLHDRLKDDDYNRDGIVRGNRTRYWVVAKIDQGISPRTDLHLDLDLLSDRDFLEEFPGGALGFPASHRSFLEWFGRGLEERNQRYRTSRLWLSHRRENTYLELGGVYRDWVLPRGQSTVLSPLAYLHLFSMTRPLFGPFTFSGNLETAYWYREEGARGLRLNLAPELTLNLPVGPFENQATYRLIHTRYAVDWDNGTTEDLTRTLYEIEAETALELYRVYSFKRWKLSGLRHSLRPYIRYFYRPPKNQDDLPLFVSEDRLPPAHYLEYGLLQFLTVRKDSPMGPRYWDLVRFKLSQRYDFREAARSPASAGEERRPFSNLFGEFELRTLSRLSLRYDWVYNFYGLGLTRQQLSLSTNKVLLDSFSLSYQRDRLRRVKQLNLSVRKGLGNHLVLYGSLSRNLLRSETSSARMGIIFHNSCYTVDISLGVTPEDTRFSFWVNLLGLGGYGRSFTRGP; translated from the coding sequence GTGAAAACGGTATCTGCAGTTTTGCTTTTGATAATTCTTTTTTGGCCAGGGACGGGTAAAGCGGCCTGGCGCATCGAGGCCCGCAAACTTATCATATACCACGATCGGAGGGTGGCTCTGGCCGAGGGGCAGGTGGTTATCTCGGGAAAGGACCTCACCATCTTCGCCACAAAAGCCCGCTACGAGATGGAAACCAAGCGTCTCTACCTCTGGGGACCGGTAAAGATTCTCACCCCTCACGGAGACTGGCTGAAGGGGCGCTGGGCTTTTATGGATCTCCGTTCCGGTGAAGGAGAAATAGGCGGAGCTCTGCTCTTTATTCGAAAGGATCGGGTCCGGGTCCGGGCCCGGAGGATGCGCCGTCTGGGTGAGGATCACTATCTCGCCTATCAGGCCATCATCACTACCTGTGAGCTCACCTGTAAAGAGTCACCGCCCTGGAGTTTTCACGCTCGAAAGGTGGAAATTCGGGGAGGACACGCCCGGGCCCGCTGGGTCTCCTTCTGGGTCAAAAAACTTCCGCTTGCAGCAAGTCCTTATGTGAGCGTAGCGGTGAAAACACGGCGTAAAAGCGGCTTTCTATTTCCCAGACTGGTCTCCGGTTCCCGAACCGGGGTGGGAATCGAGGTCCCGTTTTTTCTCGCCCCTCACGACAGTTTTGATTTCACCGTGTATCCTTTGTGGCTTTCCCGCCGGGGCCTTCTCTTTTCCGCCGAGGCACGCTGGCGCCTTTCCGAAACCACCCGGGGCATAATCCGCTATCGCTACCTTCACGATCGTCTCAAGGACGATGATTACAACCGGGACGGGATCGTGCGCGGAAACCGTACCCGCTATTGGGTGGTGGCGAAGATTGATCAGGGAATTTCTCCGCGCACGGATCTCCATCTGGATCTCGATCTGCTCTCCGACCGGGACTTTCTGGAGGAATTTCCCGGCGGTGCCCTGGGTTTTCCGGCAAGTCATCGAAGCTTTTTAGAGTGGTTCGGACGAGGACTGGAAGAGAGAAATCAGCGCTATCGCACCTCAAGGTTATGGCTTTCCCATCGAAGGGAAAATACTTACCTGGAACTCGGGGGGGTCTATCGGGATTGGGTGCTCCCCCGGGGACAGAGCACGGTTCTTTCTCCGCTTGCCTACCTTCATCTCTTCTCTATGACCCGTCCCCTATTCGGTCCCTTCACCTTTTCCGGGAACTTAGAGACTGCCTACTGGTACCGGGAGGAGGGAGCCCGGGGACTTCGGCTTAACCTGGCACCGGAGTTGACACTGAATCTGCCTGTGGGACCCTTTGAAAATCAGGCCACTTATCGTCTTATTCATACCCGCTACGCGGTGGACTGGGATAACGGTACCACCGAGGACCTCACCCGCACCCTCTACGAAATAGAAGCCGAGACGGCTCTGGAATTATACCGGGTGTATTCTTTTAAAAGATGGAAACTTTCAGGACTCAGACACAGCCTGCGTCCCTATATACGCTACTTTTATCGTCCTCCGAAGAATCAGGATGATCTTCCTCTTTTTGTGAGTGAAGATCGTCTTCCTCCGGCCCATTATCTGGAATACGGCCTGCTTCAGTTCCTTACGGTCCGGAAGGACTCTCCCATGGGGCCCCGCTACTGGGATCTTGTACGCTTCAAATTATCTCAACGCTACGACTTTCGAGAGGCCGCACGATCTCCTGCTTCCGCCGGGGAGGAACGGCGTCCCTTCTCCAACCTTTTCGGAGAATTTGAGCTCCGGACGCTATCCCGTTTGAGCCTCCGTTACGACTGGGTATATAACTTCTACGGACTGGGTCTCACCCGTCAGCAATTGAGCTTATCGACCAATAAGGTCCTCTTGGATTCTTTCTCTTTAAGTTACCAGAGGGATCGTTTACGCCGGGTCAAACAGCTCAATCTATCGGTCCGAAAGGGTCTGGGAAATCATCTTGTTCTTTACGGGTCTCTCTCACGCAATCTTCTCCGTTCGGAAACCTCCTCAGCTCGAATGGGAATAATTTTTCACAATTCTTGTTACACGGTGGATATTTCTCTGGGGGTGACCCCGGAGGATACCCGTTTCTCCTTCTGGGTGAATTTGCTGGGTCTTGGGGGATACGGAAGATCCTTTACCCGGGGCCCGTAA
- a CDS encoding NAD+ synthase, whose product MRIALAQINPTVGDLSGNLERILEFYEKAREIGARLVLFPELCLCGYPPRDLLYRREFLRAVKETLSRLVRSIGEPAVVVGYPEENEALGRPLFNTLVLIEHGRILYRYRKTLIPYYDIYEEPRYFKAGDLPGIFEFRGIRLGFTICEDIWNEPGYVPKLYEEDPVEALASKAIRAALNISASPFHLGKGSLRESLLATKARRLGAHLFYVNQVGAQDHLIFDGQSLVVSPEGRVLARARDFEEDLVFYDLDTGEGIVHPVSERRAESLLKALILGVRDFFRKVGARGAIVGLSGGIDSSVTAVIAVRALSPERVLGVLMPSPYNSPESEEDARALASNLGIRTLRIPIKEILSVCKRTLSTALSEEISGLAEENLQARLRGLLLMALSNKFPGYLVLNTGNKSELAVGYCTLYGDTCGALSVLGDVTKDLVYELALEINRERVIIPERVLRKPPSAELRPAQKDEDDLPPYYLVNNVVRAYVEEGLSPEEIVSRGFPEKVVREVVGRLRRAEFKRWQLPPALRVTPQAFGYGWRYPIAHRFPMEDPR is encoded by the coding sequence ATGAGGATTGCCCTTGCCCAGATCAATCCCACCGTCGGTGACCTTTCCGGAAACCTGGAAAGGATCCTCGAATTTTACGAGAAGGCCCGGGAGATCGGGGCCCGGCTGGTACTCTTTCCGGAGCTCTGTCTCTGCGGGTATCCACCGCGAGATCTACTCTACAGGCGTGAATTCCTGCGGGCCGTAAAGGAAACTCTTTCCAGGCTGGTTCGCTCCATCGGGGAACCCGCGGTGGTGGTTGGCTATCCGGAGGAAAACGAGGCCTTAGGCCGGCCGCTCTTCAATACCCTTGTGCTGATCGAACACGGACGCATCCTTTACCGCTACCGTAAAACCCTCATTCCCTACTACGATATTTACGAAGAACCCCGTTACTTCAAGGCCGGAGACCTTCCGGGAATTTTTGAGTTTCGGGGCATACGCCTGGGCTTTACCATCTGCGAGGACATTTGGAACGAACCCGGCTATGTGCCCAAACTTTACGAGGAGGATCCGGTAGAAGCGCTCGCCTCCAAAGCCATTCGGGCGGCGCTCAATATTTCCGCCAGTCCCTTCCATTTGGGCAAGGGATCTTTAAGGGAGAGTTTGCTTGCCACCAAGGCCAGACGGCTCGGAGCCCACCTTTTTTATGTGAATCAGGTGGGAGCGCAGGATCACCTCATTTTCGATGGTCAAAGTCTTGTGGTGTCCCCGGAGGGACGGGTCCTGGCCCGCGCCCGAGATTTCGAGGAGGACCTTGTTTTTTATGATCTCGATACCGGGGAGGGGATTGTGCATCCGGTCTCGGAAAGACGGGCCGAGTCCCTGCTCAAGGCCCTTATCCTCGGAGTGCGTGATTTCTTTCGCAAGGTGGGGGCCCGGGGGGCTATTGTGGGGCTTTCCGGAGGGATTGACTCCTCGGTCACCGCGGTGATTGCCGTCCGGGCCCTTTCGCCGGAAAGGGTCCTGGGAGTGCTTATGCCCTCCCCTTATAACAGTCCGGAAAGCGAGGAGGACGCCAGGGCCCTTGCCAGTAATCTCGGTATTCGCACTCTACGAATTCCTATAAAGGAAATTCTTTCCGTATGCAAGCGTACGCTTTCTACAGCCCTTTCGGAAGAAATCTCCGGACTCGCCGAGGAGAATCTCCAGGCCCGGTTGCGTGGTCTTCTTCTTATGGCTCTTTCCAATAAATTTCCCGGTTATCTCGTCCTAAATACAGGCAATAAGAGCGAGCTGGCTGTGGGGTACTGCACCCTTTACGGTGATACCTGCGGGGCCCTTTCGGTCCTCGGGGATGTAACCAAGGATCTGGTCTACGAGCTGGCTCTTGAGATCAACCGGGAGAGGGTGATCATTCCGGAACGGGTTCTACGCAAACCACCCTCGGCGGAACTGCGCCCGGCTCAGAAGGACGAGGATGACCTTCCTCCTTATTACCTGGTGAACAATGTGGTGCGAGCCTATGTGGAGGAGGGACTTTCTCCTGAGGAGATTGTCTCGCGCGGATTTCCGGAAAAGGTGGTTCGGGAGGTGGTGGGACGGCTGCGGCGAGCGGAGTTCAAACGCTGGCAGCTTCCTCCCGCCCTCCGGGTCACGCCCCAGGCCTTTGGATACGGGTGGCGGTATCCCATTGCCCACCGATTTCCCATGGAGGATCCGCGGTGA
- the cobO gene encoding cob(I)yrinic acid a,c-diamide adenosyltransferase, which produces MKKDFQGCVQVYTGDGKGKTTAALGLIVRALGAGFRVALVQFLKKGDYSEIRTLRRFEPQLSIYQFHSGGFVRGHPDATVCRAVAEGWRWAREIIKSGEFQLVVLDEINVALSLKLLSPEEVVSVLRERPSGVEVVLTGRNAPEEVIEFADLVTEMRKLKHYYERGIPARLGIEK; this is translated from the coding sequence GTGAAGAAAGATTTTCAGGGCTGCGTACAGGTCTACACCGGAGACGGGAAGGGTAAGACCACCGCGGCTCTGGGCCTTATCGTTCGGGCCCTGGGGGCCGGTTTTCGGGTGGCCCTGGTGCAGTTCTTAAAGAAGGGAGACTACAGTGAAATTCGAACCCTCAGACGTTTCGAGCCACAGCTTTCCATTTATCAGTTTCACTCCGGGGGGTTCGTGAGAGGACACCCTGATGCGACGGTATGTCGGGCCGTGGCGGAGGGATGGCGTTGGGCCCGGGAGATTATAAAAAGCGGTGAGTTCCAGTTGGTGGTACTCGATGAGATAAATGTAGCTTTATCCCTGAAACTCCTTTCCCCTGAGGAGGTCGTTTCGGTCTTAAGGGAGCGACCGTCCGGGGTGGAGGTGGTCCTCACCGGTCGCAATGCCCCCGAGGAGGTAATAGAGTTCGCCGACCTGGTCACCGAGATGCGCAAACTCAAACATTATTACGAACGGGGGATTCCCGCCCGTCTCGGAATCGAAAAGTAA
- the cas2 gene encoding CRISPR-associated endonuclease Cas2 has product MFVILVYDAGVKRVQKFHKICRKYLNWVQLSVFEGELSLAQLERLLAELREVMNSEEDSVIVYTFRTRRYFLRRLLGRKKQDPEKRFL; this is encoded by the coding sequence ATGTTTGTAATACTGGTCTATGATGCCGGAGTTAAGCGGGTTCAGAAGTTTCACAAGATCTGTCGCAAATACCTCAACTGGGTTCAGCTTTCGGTCTTTGAGGGAGAGTTGAGTCTGGCCCAGCTTGAGCGGTTGCTGGCAGAGCTCAGGGAGGTAATGAACTCCGAGGAGGACTCGGTGATCGTTTATACCTTTCGCACCCGGCGGTATTTTCTGCGTCGCCTCCTAGGCCGCAAGAAACAGGATCCGGAAAAACGGTTTCTATGA